From Paenibacillus physcomitrellae, the proteins below share one genomic window:
- a CDS encoding LacI family DNA-binding transcriptional regulator, with protein MKKLKIDDVARAAGVSKSTVSQYLNQRYKYMSEETRQRIGEVIDELGYQPNGLARSLKQNRTHLVGVVVADIDYSLSIQCVKAIENELQNRGIQVLICNSDENPEKEQRHIETLIARQVDGLIVFPTGHQASAYERLSEQQLPFVLIDRLVEGVSTQSLLLDNEMAVKLAVEELVREGHERIGIVTLPLGEQGITPRKERLGGFRKAMEEAGLQPAEDYVLSLPASEVAARLAELLARPEPPTALLAGNDIVLAELLKAANRQGIIIPEHLSLIGIDDAEFAQIYNPVITTIRQPAHEMGAQAAKVILSAIEEKDRPVPITYRFPPALQRGASVKDLKSKCRSLNVRPK; from the coding sequence ATGAAAAAGCTGAAAATAGACGATGTTGCCCGCGCTGCAGGTGTTTCCAAAAGCACGGTATCCCAATATCTGAACCAAAGATATAAATATATGAGCGAGGAGACCCGCCAGCGGATTGGAGAGGTCATTGACGAGCTTGGATACCAGCCCAACGGCCTGGCACGCAGCTTAAAACAGAACCGGACGCATCTGGTAGGCGTCGTTGTGGCGGATATTGATTACAGCTTGTCCATCCAATGCGTAAAGGCGATTGAAAATGAACTTCAAAACCGCGGGATCCAGGTGTTGATCTGCAATTCGGATGAAAATCCGGAGAAAGAGCAGCGTCATATTGAAACGCTGATCGCAAGGCAGGTTGACGGTCTGATCGTCTTTCCTACCGGACATCAGGCGTCTGCCTATGAACGGCTCAGCGAGCAGCAGCTGCCGTTCGTGTTGATTGACCGGCTTGTCGAAGGTGTCAGCACGCAAAGCCTGCTGCTTGATAACGAAATGGCCGTGAAGCTGGCTGTGGAAGAGCTGGTTCGCGAAGGACATGAACGAATCGGGATTGTGACGCTCCCGCTCGGAGAGCAGGGGATTACGCCGCGCAAGGAGCGACTGGGCGGATTCCGGAAGGCAATGGAGGAGGCCGGCCTGCAGCCGGCCGAAGATTATGTGCTCAGCCTTCCGGCAAGCGAAGTAGCCGCCAGATTGGCGGAACTGCTGGCAAGGCCCGAGCCGCCGACGGCTCTGCTTGCAGGCAATGACATCGTACTTGCTGAGCTATTGAAAGCAGCAAACCGTCAGGGTATCATCATCCCGGAGCATCTTTCGCTGATCGGGATTGACGACGCCGAGTTTGCTCAAATTTATAATCCTGTTATCACGACTATCCGCCAGCCGGCTCACGAAATGGGCGCTCAGGCAGCCAAAGTTATTTTGTCCGCTATTGAGGAGAAGGATCGTCCGGTACCGATCACGTACCGCTTTCCGCCTGCGCTTCAGCGAGGGGCATCAGTGAAAGACTTGAAATCTAAATGTAGGAGCCTTAATGTTAGGCCTAAATGA
- a CDS encoding MmcQ/YjbR family DNA-binding protein, translated as MEYNPAQLIGHGLQLAGSSLRYPFYPDVPVLYVGSKMFALFGRNEDYPSMTVKTNPEEAWIVREQYHGTVIPGYHMNKKHWNTVLLNGKVPEPILYEMIEESYGLVLRNLPRSERETITGLLK; from the coding sequence ATGGAATATAACCCTGCACAATTGATCGGACATGGCTTGCAGCTGGCCGGGAGCAGCCTGCGTTACCCATTTTATCCGGATGTGCCTGTCTTGTATGTCGGAAGCAAAATGTTTGCTCTCTTCGGAAGGAATGAAGATTACCCGAGCATGACTGTAAAAACCAACCCGGAAGAAGCATGGATCGTGCGTGAGCAATATCACGGGACTGTAATTCCAGGTTATCATATGAATAAAAAGCACTGGAATACGGTTCTGCTTAATGGGAAAGTGCCGGAACCTATTTTGTATGAAATGATCGAGGAATCCTATGGCCTTGTGCTTCGAAACCTGCCGCGCAGCGAGCGGGAGACGATAACCGGCTTATTGAAGTAG
- a CDS encoding glycoside hydrolase family 43 protein has translation MNSKIPVPHQPLVSHIYTADPSAHVFEGKIYIYPSHDLEHDGPDNDNGDQYAMEDYHILSLDNFSSPVVDHGEALHLRDIPWASKQLWAPDAAFKNGIYYLFFPARDHDGIFRIGVATSNSPAGPFKAEPDYIPGSYSIDPAVLVDEDDKAYIYFGGLWGGQLEKWQTGTFEPNPSELKPDQPALGPRVALLSEDMLTFQQEPQEISIIDEEGQPILAGDEDRRYFEGPWVHKYNGLYYLSYSTGSTHKLVYAVSDNPLGPFTFKGTILTPVIGWTTHHSIVQFEDKWYLFYHDSSLSGGVNHKRSVKYAELTYNADGTIQTIDPYPS, from the coding sequence ATGAATTCTAAAATTCCTGTTCCGCATCAACCGCTCGTCAGTCATATTTATACTGCGGACCCTTCCGCCCATGTGTTTGAAGGGAAAATTTATATTTATCCATCCCATGACCTTGAACATGACGGGCCGGACAATGACAACGGAGACCAATATGCGATGGAGGATTATCATATCCTGTCGCTGGATAATTTCTCGTCGCCGGTAGTCGATCACGGCGAAGCTCTGCATCTGCGCGACATTCCTTGGGCTTCCAAACAGCTGTGGGCTCCGGATGCGGCTTTCAAGAACGGCATCTATTATTTATTCTTCCCGGCACGTGATCATGATGGCATTTTCCGGATTGGTGTTGCCACCTCGAACTCTCCTGCGGGACCTTTTAAGGCTGAACCTGATTATATCCCGGGAAGCTACAGCATTGATCCAGCGGTATTGGTCGATGAAGACGATAAAGCGTATATCTATTTTGGCGGACTGTGGGGCGGACAGCTGGAGAAATGGCAGACAGGCACTTTTGAGCCGAATCCGTCCGAACTGAAGCCGGACCAGCCTGCCTTGGGTCCCCGAGTAGCACTGCTCAGCGAGGATATGCTGACCTTCCAGCAGGAGCCGCAGGAAATTTCAATCATAGATGAAGAAGGGCAGCCGATTCTCGCCGGCGATGAGGACCGCAGATATTTTGAAGGGCCTTGGGTACATAAGTATAACGGACTCTATTATCTTTCTTATTCCACAGGATCTACTCATAAGCTGGTTTATGCGGTAAGCGATAATCCGCTTGGTCCATTTACCTTCAAAGGTACGATCCTGACCCCGGTGATCGGCTGGACCACTCACCATTCCATCGTGCAGTTTGAGGATAAATGGTATCTGTTCTATCATGACAGCTCCTTATCGGGTGGGGTGAACCATAAGCGGAGCGTGAAATATGCCGAACTTACATATAACGCAGACGGGACGATTCAAACGATTGATCCGTATCCATCCTGA
- a CDS encoding sugar kinase, with protein sequence MSKQLAAITFGEPMVMFRAEEFGELENVTSFSKAVAGAENNVATGLCRLGHPTGYVTKLGDDSLGRHILQVQQKEGIETSGVKMSSERPTGLLFKSRVQSGDPKVEYFRKNSASSTLGIADFDPDYFGLAGHLHVTGISAALSPSTLEFSRHAMDYMKALKRTVSFDPNLRPVLWSDQETMIRITNELAARTDWFMPGIGEARILTGLTSPEEIADFYLNQGVSLVAIKMGPSGAYFKSSGLEGYVPGFKVDEVIDTVGAGDAFAVGIISGLLEKLDVRSAVLRGNALGALAVMSPGDMDGLPRRSELESFLAKAIPVN encoded by the coding sequence ATGTCAAAGCAGTTAGCTGCTATTACTTTTGGCGAACCGATGGTTATGTTCAGAGCTGAGGAATTTGGAGAACTTGAGAACGTTACTTCATTCTCAAAGGCCGTAGCCGGGGCCGAAAATAACGTTGCAACGGGGTTGTGCCGTCTCGGCCATCCAACCGGCTATGTGACGAAACTGGGCGATGATAGTCTGGGCCGGCATATTCTGCAAGTTCAACAGAAGGAAGGCATTGAGACTTCCGGTGTAAAAATGTCCAGTGAACGGCCTACAGGCCTGCTCTTTAAATCACGTGTACAAAGCGGAGACCCCAAGGTCGAGTATTTCCGTAAAAATTCCGCCTCTTCCACGCTCGGCATCGCCGACTTTGATCCGGATTATTTCGGCCTGGCAGGACATCTGCACGTTACCGGCATCTCGGCCGCCCTTTCACCGTCCACACTGGAATTTTCCCGTCATGCCATGGATTATATGAAAGCGCTTAAAAGAACCGTTTCTTTTGATCCGAATCTTCGCCCGGTGCTCTGGAGCGACCAGGAGACGATGATCCGCATAACGAATGAGCTGGCCGCCCGTACCGACTGGTTCATGCCCGGCATTGGTGAAGCCCGGATTTTGACCGGTCTTACCTCTCCAGAGGAGATCGCCGATTTCTATTTGAACCAAGGCGTTTCGCTGGTGGCGATCAAGATGGGACCAAGCGGGGCATATTTCAAATCTTCCGGGCTGGAAGGTTATGTTCCAGGCTTCAAAGTGGATGAAGTAATAGATACGGTTGGTGCAGGCGATGCCTTTGCCGTGGGCATAATCAGCGGCCTGCTGGAGAAGCTGGATGTACGTTCCGCCGTGCTGCGCGGCAATGCGCTGGGTGCACTTGCGGTCATGTCGCCAGGCGATATGGATGGTCTGCCGCGGCGCTCCGAGCTGGAGTCTTTTCTCGCTAAAGCCATCCCCGTCAATTAA
- a CDS encoding NAD(P)H-dependent oxidoreductase has protein sequence MSSNEAKRQQILDAFHFRHATKSFDHERKIADEDFQTILEAGRLSPSSVGLEPWKFLVVQNSDLREKIKKVSWGAQGQLPTASHFVVLLARRNGRYDTEYFWNQMTKIKGIPEDTVRQMMGRYAEFQGEDFNLFESERALFDWACKQTYIALGNMMTAAALLGIDSCPIEGFNQAALNEVLEQAGLLENGTYGISVMAAFGYRVQERRPQSRRSAEDVIQWLN, from the coding sequence ATGAGCAGCAACGAAGCTAAACGCCAGCAAATTCTGGACGCTTTTCATTTCAGACATGCTACTAAATCTTTTGATCATGAGCGTAAAATTGCGGACGAGGATTTCCAAACGATCCTCGAAGCAGGCAGATTGTCTCCAAGTTCAGTCGGTTTGGAACCTTGGAAGTTTCTGGTTGTTCAAAACAGCGACCTTCGTGAAAAGATCAAAAAAGTCTCTTGGGGAGCGCAAGGGCAGCTGCCTACGGCCAGCCATTTTGTTGTCCTTCTGGCCCGCAGGAACGGACGTTATGATACGGAATATTTCTGGAACCAGATGACGAAGATCAAGGGGATTCCGGAAGATACGGTCCGTCAAATGATGGGCCGTTATGCGGAATTCCAGGGAGAAGACTTCAATTTGTTTGAAAGCGAGCGCGCCTTATTTGACTGGGCCTGCAAGCAGACCTATATCGCTTTGGGCAACATGATGACCGCCGCAGCACTGCTGGGCATCGATTCCTGCCCGATTGAAGGCTTTAACCAAGCCGCATTAAATGAGGTTCTCGAGCAGGCGGGACTGCTGGAGAACGGAACATACGGCATCAGCGTAATGGCCGCGTTTGGTTACCGGGTGCAGGAGCGGCGTCCGCAATCCAGAAGAAGTGCAGAAGAC
- a CDS encoding bifunctional 2-keto-4-hydroxyglutarate aldolase/2-keto-3-deoxy-6-phosphogluconate aldolase, with the protein MKKLKVLESLSACGVVAVIRADNVEDACKMSSACIEGGLTMIEVAFTTPGADEAIRRLTAEHGNHAVIGAGTVLDPVTARIAILAGAEFVVSPSFDSETAKICNLYGIPYMPGILTLGEIKEALKSGVDVLKLFPGSAFGPDFVKAVKGPMPHISIMPTGGVDLENMEQWLKAGCIAVGIGGNLTAPAKQGRYDKITELAAAYVAKYQTLRGSV; encoded by the coding sequence ATGAAAAAGCTTAAAGTGCTGGAAAGCCTGTCCGCCTGCGGTGTAGTTGCCGTAATTCGGGCGGATAATGTAGAGGATGCTTGTAAAATGTCGTCAGCTTGTATTGAAGGCGGCTTGACGATGATTGAAGTAGCGTTTACAACGCCTGGTGCGGATGAAGCCATCCGCAGGCTGACTGCGGAACACGGGAATCATGCGGTCATCGGCGCGGGAACTGTACTTGATCCGGTCACGGCCCGAATCGCGATTCTGGCTGGAGCCGAGTTTGTAGTCAGTCCATCGTTTGACAGCGAGACGGCGAAGATCTGTAATTTATACGGAATCCCTTACATGCCGGGCATCCTGACACTGGGCGAAATCAAAGAAGCTCTTAAATCTGGAGTCGATGTATTAAAGCTGTTCCCAGGCAGCGCGTTTGGTCCGGATTTTGTGAAAGCGGTCAAAGGCCCTATGCCTCATATCAGCATTATGCCTACCGGCGGCGTGGATCTGGAGAATATGGAGCAATGGCTGAAAGCCGGCTGCATCGCAGTCGGTATTGGCGGTAATCTGACGGCTCCCGCGAAGCAGGGAAGATACGACAAAATTACGGAGTTGGCCGCTGCTTATGTGGCCAAATATCAAACACTGCGCGGCAGCGTATAG